CCGGCGGCCACGTCAACCCCGCCGTCACCTTCGGCCTCTTCGTCGGCGGTAACATCTCCTTCCTCCGCGGTGTCATCTACATCATCGCTCAGCTTCTCGGATCCATCGTCGCCTCCTTGCTCCTCGCCTTCGTCACCGGACTCGTAAGGCCGTTATAACCGTCACCACCATTCATAACCGTCtctgatttattttttaaatttttaattattttttctaacTGTGGGTTTTGTTATGGTGTATCGCGTGTAGGCTGTACCTGCTTTCGGTCTTTCAGCTGGAGTTGGAGTTGGGAACGCGTTGGTGTTGGAGATCGTGATGACCTTTGGATTGGTGTACACAGTTTACGCCACAGCCGTTGATCCCAAGAAGGGTAGTTTGGGAACTATTGCACCTATTGCTATTGGTTTCATTGTTGGTGCTAACATTTTGTTGGGTGGGGCATTCGACGGAGCATCCATGAACCCCGCCGTGTCATTCGGACCAGCCGTCGTGAGCTGGAGCTGGTCTAACCACTGGATCTACTGGGTCGGACCACTTGTTGGTGGTGGTATTGCTGGACTTATCTATGAGGTGGTTTTCATTGGCAGCCAAACCCATGAACAGCTTCCTACTACTGACTACTAGAGGGAAGTgaaagtgaaaatgaaaattgtgTATTATTGAATTTCTCTGAATTTTTCCTTTGTGCATCATGTTTCATTCCACTCTTGTCCTTTATTTTATCTTCAAAAATTGGGAGTTGTTTCTTTTGTGTTGAATGAATTGGTGGCTGTTGTTGATCTGTGGTTCTATGGTTGTATGGTTGATGATCATGTAAGTTATGTTCCAAACAGCTCCACCATTGAAATTGAATGTTAATTATTTGGGTCTGGTTGGATGTTTTATTtcacttctttttatttttgtttttatgaatCCTTTTCAACTAACAAACATTTACATTAATTTAGTCTGTCCTTCACCATGTTTCAACACACTTCTAGTAGAATCACAAGTTAAAAGGACAATCCACTCATTGGCTAGAATAGAGTAAAGTATTgactcatttaaaaaaaaaaatgtaatgtaTACACCTAATTAAGAATGAGAGAAATTTATAAATGTGATGTATAATGTGAAGTAATAatggagaaaaaaaatacaatgtATGTGAGGTGTAGATACcacttaaatattttaaaataagctTTTAGTAATTTTAAGAATTGTGGAATTTGGGAATCACCACTGATCGGATTCAGATGAGTGTTGATTGAAGAGGAATAGTGAGCAGTTAGCTTCCGGTGAGTGCGGGCGGTTGAATCAATATAAGCCTTCGTGTTTTGGCGCAACTCCTCTGTCATAGTAGATGTCTTATCTTTCTTTGTTAGATTCGAGGTTGTTATAAATATCTGGTACGTTCTCGAGCTTCGCGCCCTTGTCTCAATTGTACTGTAGTCATGTGATTTGATAGAGCGAGATGACATAAACACCCTCagtttgggaatatattaaagGAAACAATGAGGACACATCGCCAGTCCAAATAAGGGTTGTTGAAGGTCATAATCGGAAATGAGTTGAATCGACGCGATCTGATCCGATCCAACTCCAAAACAAACACTTTAAGCAATTAACCCTATCATTTTGTGAAAGAATCGTGTAgagattttcaaaataaaaataattgttaATCATGCTGTGATACTGAGTTTATTTGTATGACGAGATAATTATGATGATGATAGTCAAAAATATGTTTGGTAAATGTAGAGTCGTCCAAGAGTAAAGCCACCCACGCAAGAgttttaggcctcccaaaaaaaaaatttactaagGAAAAAAAGgccttaaaaaatatttgttttattAAGTAAAAAAAGCATAAAAAACTAAACATTAATATTAAGTCAAAAGGACCCAAAAAAAGACCTACTTTAAAGTTGGTTTAAGACCTCATTTAGGGTTGAGTCAACCCTGGATAAACGCGAGCTTAATATTTAtggaaagaagctaagaaatgTAGGTTTCAAACGCGACCTTAATTTGGATTGTATGTAAGTATATGTTACAAGTGGGTCCAAAGTTGTGGATTGGTAACTGAATAGCTTATTTTCATAGGGAGAGGGTAACAGTATCGATCGACATACTGTACTAGAAAATTGAATTAATGTGAGGGGGAATGAATGCAGAAACGGTGTAATAGAGAAAGGACTAGAACAATCACATGAAGCACATCATATCTCTATTATTGTTTAATTACAAACAACTGTCCTGTAGTACAACCTGCTATTTATTTGAATGATCTGGGCTTAAAAAAgttttacatatatattatGTAGAGATCGAATCAATCATgaactaaatatttaaaatattaaactaTCTACCAATTAATTAGCAAGAAGTTTTTGGTTTAAAAGCTTTCTAAATTTGAATATATCACATACTTATATTTCTTACAATTTTTCTTCTATTCCTATTTGTCTGTAGTAAATGCCTGGAATGAGTGGGaatcaattatttttctatAGGACGGTTGGACCTTACCATCTTGTCTTGTGCCATCCACTTTTATCAAAAGGGAAATGGAGCCGTGCATGGTCCACACTCTTTATAAACCTGAATCTCTCCAGTCTTACTATAgtgcttttatttattttcaggaGTCGCGTTATATCTtttaagaaataacaaaattaaattaaattgaatttaaaaaatttaaaaatttgatttattaatattcATAACTAATTAGATAAAATGATCATCTACTACTTCGTGTACTAATCATGGGATGAAAAATTAATCACACAATTACCAAATGTATAGAAATAATTGGTCAAAATAAAAGTggataaaatgataaaataaaagactCATGGGATTGAATTGGATGGTATTACTCCTTAAAGTTAATCTAATTCAATTTACAAACACTCCTTAATTTGATTGAGTTAAAGCATTTAGCTTCCTcaaaagtaataaaaaaatgtaagcTTGAATGTTTTATTGAAGCTTTGATAGAAAAAATTTAGTATTGTTGATTTCAAGATAGATGAAATATTGTTACCACTTTGATGTATACCGGTAAATTTTAACTGAATTCTGTTGAATGTTATTGTGTGTATAGCATCAATTTTACCAAAATTATAGAAACATCTGCAGAAAAAGGGGTGGCCAAGAACTCACAGTGAAAAAGTacataaaattttgtttttagttCCCGACATGTCGAGCATCCGTATTCCAACTATTGTGAAATTTGTAGGTAAAAGCTTTAACTGTTCTGATTAATGGTTATCATCACATGCTAAGGTATTTGTAAATATAAGTATACTTTCAACATGATTTACACATGTTAAATGTTGATTTAAATACAAAGTATAAAAAGTTAAGGTCTCTCATTGAAAAGAACACAAAAAGCAAATACGAGAGAAAAATTAAAAGTTTGATTTCTATATAATATAGTTAAAATATGTAAGAGTAATGAGGATCACAATCACATATTACTATTTGTAAAAGGAATTGAACGAACCTCTTAACAATTTTACCTAATCTCAAATCATAAATTTATACACAAGTTTAAATGCTGTAAAAAATATTGGGAGAAGAGTCCTAATGTGTCTTGTTTTACTTATGCTTTGCACGACGGTAAGACATTAGTGTCTGCTTTCGATTTCCTTGCTTTTTCTTTCGTTAGGAGAACTGGTAATCGAGCTACTGATTTTGCTTTAGTATATGATTATTGTAATGCTATTTAGGTGAAAGATGTTCTCTCAGGGCTAATTGCTTTTCTTCATACGAATGTAC
This is a stretch of genomic DNA from Lotus japonicus ecotype B-129 chromosome 1, LjGifu_v1.2. It encodes these proteins:
- the LOC130730296 gene encoding probable aquaporin TIP-type is translated as MPIRNIAIGAPQEATHPDTLRSALAEFISTFIFVFAGSGSGIAYNKLTDDGAATPAGLISASIAHAFALFVAVSISANISGGHVNPAVTFGLFVGGNISFLRGVIYIIAQLLGSIVASLLLAFVTGLAVPAFGLSAGVGVGNALVLEIVMTFGLVYTVYATAVDPKKGSLGTIAPIAIGFIVGANILLGGAFDGASMNPAVSFGPAVVSWSWSNHWIYWVGPLVGGGIAGLIYEVVFIGSQTHEQLPTTDY